The sequence TCGGAAGACACTCATGAACACTCCTGTCATAGGCGTCCTGGCCCTCCAGGGCGACGTCCGGGAACACCTCATCGCCCTGGCCGCGGCGGACGCCGTGGCCAGGCCGGTGCGGCGCCCCGAGGAACTCGCCGAGGTCGACGGTCTCGTCCTGCCCGGCGGCGAGTCCACCACCATCTCCAAGCTGGCCGTCCTCTTCGGCGTGATGGAGCCCCTGCGCGCGCGCGTGCGCGACGGCATGCCCGTCTACGGCACCTGCGCGGGCCTGATCCTGCTCGCCGACAAGATCCTCGACCCGCGCTCGGGCCAGGAGACCATCGGCGGCATCGACATGATCGTGCGCCGTAACGCCTTCGGCCGGCAGAACGAGTCGTTCGAGGCCGCGGTCGACGTCAAGGACATCCCGGGCGATCCCGTGGAGGGCGTCTTCATCCGCGCTCCCTGGGTGGAGTCCGTGGGGGCCGCCGCCGAGGTGCTCGCCGAACACGACGGCCACATCGTCGCCGTCCGCCAGGGCAACGCGCTCGCCACCTCCTTCCACCCGGAGCTGACCGGCGACCACCGCGTGCACTCGCTGTTCGTCGACATGGTGCGCGCCAACGGGGCGGCGGAGTCCTTGTAGGATCTCCGGGGGTCCCCCCGGCCTTTCGACCGAGGGGCGTTCGTACAGGATGGGTTACGCGAAGGAGACAGGCAGATGTCCGGCCACTCTAAATGGGCCACGACGAAGCACAAGAAGGCCGTGATCGACGCCAAGCGCGGCAAGCTCTTCGCGAAGCTGATCAAGAACATCGAGGTCGCGGCACGCATGGGCGGCGCGGACCCCGAGGGCAACCCGACGCTGTACGACGCCATCCAGAAGGCGAAGAAGTCGTCGGTTCCGAACAAGAACATCGACTCCGCGGTCAAGCGCGGCGCGGGCCTGGAGGCCGGCGGCGCCGACTACGAGACGATCATGTACGAGGGTTACGGCCCGAACGGTGTCGCGGTGCTCATCGAGTGCCTCACCGACAACCGCAACCGCGCCGCCTCCGAGGTCCGTGTCGCCATGACCCGCAACGGCGGCTCCATGGCCGACCCGGGCTCGGTGTCGTACCTGTTCAACCGCAAGGGCGTCGTCATCGTCCCCAAGGGCGAGCTGACCGAGGACGACGTCCTCGGCGCCGTCCTGGACGCCGGTGCCGAGGAGGTCAACGACCTCGGTGAGACCTTCGAGGTCATCAGCGAGGCCACCGACCTGGTCGCCGTGCGCTCCGCGCTGCAGGACGCCGGCATCGACTACGACTCCGCCGAGGCCAACTTCGTCCCGACCATGCAGGTCGAGCTGGACGAGGAGGGCGCCAAGAAGATCTTCAAGCTCATCGACGCGCTGGAGGACAGCGACGACGTGCAGAACGTCTTCGCCAACTTCGACGTGAGCGACGAGATCATGGAGAAGGTCGACGCGTAACGCGCAAGGCTGACGACCGGGCCGACGGGACACACCCCGTCGGCCCGTCGCGTTGTACGGCGTTGTCGGTGTCACCCGATAGCCTGCACAAACATGCGAACGGGTGACGGTGACGAAGGGAGGCGGGCGTGCGTGTTCTGGGGGTGGACCCCGGCCTGACCCGGTGCGGGATCGGCGTCGTCGAGGGCGTGGCGGGCCGCCCGCTGGCCATGCTCGGCGTCGGAGTCGTGCGGACCCCGGCCGACGCCGACCTCAGCCACCGGCTGCTCGCCGTGGAGCAGGGCATCGAGGAGTGGCTGGAGGAGCACCGGCCCGAGGTCGTCGCCGTGGAGCGCGTCTTCAGCCAGCACAACGTGCGCACGGTCATGGGCACCGCCCAGGCCAGCGCCGTGGCCATGCTGTGCGCCGCCCGGCGCGGCATCCCCGTCGCCCTGCACACCCCGAGCGAGGTCAAAGCCGCCGTCACCGGCTCCGGACGCGCCGAGAAGGCCCAGGTGGGCGCCATGGTCACCCGGCTGCTGCGGCTGGCCGCGCCCCCGAAACCCGCCGACGCCGCGGACGCCCTCGCGCTCGCCATCTGCCACATCTGGCGGGCCCCGGCCCAGAACCGGCTCCAGCAGGCCGTCGCCCGGCACGCCGTCCACGCAACGAAAGGCCCCACGGCATGATCGCCTTCGTCAGCGGCACCGTCGCCGCGCTCGCCCCCGACACCGCGGTCGTCGAGGTCGGGGGAGTCGGCATGGCCGTCCAGTGCACCCCGAACACCCTGTCGACGCTGCGGATCGGCCGGCCCGCCCGGCTGCACACCTCCCTCGTCGTGCGCGAGGACTCGCTCACCCTGTACGGCTTCGCGGACGACGACGAACGCCAGGTCTTCGAGCTGTTGCAGACCGCGAACGGCGTCGGTCCGCGCCTCGCCCAGGCCATGCTGGCCGTGCACACCCCGGACGCGCTGCGCCGCGCGGTCGCCACGGGAGACGAGAAGGCCCTCACCGCCGTCCCCGGCATCGGCAAGAAGGGCGCCCAGAAGCTGCTGCTGGAGCTGAAGGACCGGCTCGGCGAGCCCGTCGGCGCCCCGGCCGTCGGCGCGCCCGTCAGCCAGGGCTGGCGCGACCAGTTGCACGCGGCCCTGATCGGCCTCGGCTACGCCACCCGGGAGGCCGACGAGGCGGTGGCCGCCGTCGCGCCCCAGGCCGAGGCGGCGGACGGCACTCCGCAGGTGGGCCAGTTGCTGAAGGCCGCCCTGCAGACCCTGAACCGCGCCCGCTGACCTCCCGCCACCCCGCTAGGAGAACTTCGTGAACTGGGACGACACCACCGCTACCCCCGCCGAGGAGCGGCTCGTCGGTGCGTCGGCCGATCGGGAGGACCAGGCCGTCGAGGCCGCCCTGCGCCCCAAGGACCTCGGCGAGTTCATCGGCCAGCACAAGGTCCGCGAACAGCTGGACCTGGTGCTGCGCGCCGCACGCGCGCGGGGCGCCACCGCCGACCATGTGCTGCTCTCCGGGGCGCCCGGCCTCGGCAAGACCACCCTGTCGATGATCATCGCGGCGGAGATGGGCGCCCCCATCCGCATCACCTCCGGACCCGCCATCCAGCACGCCGGGGACCTCGCCTCGATCCTGTCCTCGCTCCAGGAGGGCGAGGTGCTCTTCCTCGACGAGATCCACCGCATGTCCCGGCCCGCCGAAGAGATGCTGTACATGGCGATGGAGGACTTCCGCGTCGACGTCATCGTCGGCAAGGGCCCCGGCGCCACCGCGATCCCGCTGGAGCTGCCGCCGTTCACCCTGGTCGGCGCCACCACGCGCGCGGGCCTGCTGCCGCCCCCGCTGCGCGACCGCTTCGGCTTCACCGCGCACATGGAGTTCTACTCCCCGCAGGAGCTGGAGCGCGTGGTGCACCGCTCGGCGAGCCTGCTGGACGTGGGCATCGAGCCGGACGGCGCCGCCGAGATCGCCGGCCGCTCCCGGGGCACGCCCCGTATCGCCAACCGCCTGCTGCGCCGCGTCCGTGACTACGCGCAGGTCAAGGCCGACGGGCTGATCACCCGGGAGATCGCCGCCGCCGCGCTCGCCGTCTACGAGGTCGACGCGCGCGGCCTGGACCGGCTCGACCGCGCCGTCCTTCAGGCCTTGCTGAAGCTGTTCGGCGGCGGACCGGTGGGCCTGTCCACCCTCGCCGTCGCGGTGGGGGAGGAGCGGGAGACCGTGGAGGAGGTCGCCGAGCCGTTCCTGGTCCGCGAGGGCCTGCTCGCCCGCACCCCGCGCGGCCGGGTCGCCACCCCCGCCGCCTGGGCGCACCTCGGGCTGACCCCGCCGCACGCGCCGGCCGCGGGAAACGGACAACAGGACCTGTTCGGGGCGTGACGGCGGCCGAGCGGCGAGGACGATGGCCCGGCCGGAACCCAGGTGCCATGCTGAGCGTTGTTCCATGAGAGCGGACTCGCTTAGACTCCGCCGATGCCGCCCTTGCGGGCGGCGCCGACCACACCCCCATCCAACAGGCCGCTCACCCGCGCGGTCGCGCGAAGGAAATTCCGTCCCGTGAATGCCTATACCCTTCTCCCGTTCATCGTGCTCATCGCGGCCATGTTCCTGATGACGCGTTCGGCCAAGAAGAAGCAGCAGCAGGCCGCCGACATGCGGAACCACATGCAGCCCGGCTCCGGAGTCCGCACGATCGGGGGGATGTACGCGACGGTCAAGGAGGTCAACGAGGACACGGTCCTCCTCGACGCCGGGCCGGGCGTCGACCTCCTCTTCGCCAAGAACTCGATCGGCGCCGTCCTCACCGACGACGAGTACAACCGCATCGTCCACGGCGTCGAGCACGACCTGAAGTCCGACACCGGCCTCGTCCCGGACGACGCCTCCTCCCTCACCGAGACCGACGAGACCGACGGATCCGCCGACGCTGCCGCCGCCTCGGACGACAAGATCGACCTCGGTAAGAAGGACGCCGCCGAGGCCGGGGCGGACGACCAGCCGAAGAAGACCGACGGCGACTCCGACGCGAAGTAGCCGCACCCCGGGAAGCGCGGCGGCGGCATGATGGGCCCCGCGTGCCCCGGCGCGTCTGTTTCCGCACGGGAGCCCGACACCATGTCATGGCCGACCGCGCCGACCGGGCGCGGGGCGGCCCGAGAGGGAGTACGAGAAGGTGGCAGCACCTAAGAGGGGCCGAAGCGCGAGCGCCCCGAGCAAGCCAGGGCGCTCGCTGGCCCTCATCCTGATCGCCATCGTGGCGCTCGCCGGAGGGATGTTCGCCTCCGGGCACACCACCCCGCGTCTCGGCATCGACCTCGCCGGTGGTACGAGCATCACGCTCAAGGCGAAGGCCGACCAGGGGTCCGCGATCAACAAGGCCAACATGGACACCGCGGTCGACATCATGAACCGCCGGGTCAACGGCCTGGGTGTCTCCGAGGCGGAGGTGCAGACCCAGGGGAACGACAACATCATCGTCAACATCCCCAAGGGCACCAACTCCAAGGAGGCCCAGGAGCAGGTAGGCACCACCGCCAAGCTGTACTTCCGGCCGGTCCTGGCCAGCGAGCCCAGCGGCCCCGCGGCGAAGAGCCCGTCGCCGAGCGCGTCCTCCGGCACCGGCTCCTCCCCGAAGCCGAGCGGCAGCCCGTCCGCGTCCGCCTCCTCCAAGGAGAAGGCGTCCTCGACCGGCGGCTCCACCTCCCCCTCGGCCTCGGCCACCTCCCAGGGCCGCGCCGTCACCGAGGCCCTGAAGAAGGCCCCCACCCCCTCGCCGAGCGGCTCCGCCTCCGGCAGCGCC comes from Streptomyces sp. SCL15-4 and encodes:
- the ruvC gene encoding crossover junction endodeoxyribonuclease RuvC — translated: MRVLGVDPGLTRCGIGVVEGVAGRPLAMLGVGVVRTPADADLSHRLLAVEQGIEEWLEEHRPEVVAVERVFSQHNVRTVMGTAQASAVAMLCAARRGIPVALHTPSEVKAAVTGSGRAEKAQVGAMVTRLLRLAAPPKPADAADALALAICHIWRAPAQNRLQQAVARHAVHATKGPTA
- the ruvB gene encoding Holliday junction branch migration DNA helicase RuvB; this translates as MNWDDTTATPAEERLVGASADREDQAVEAALRPKDLGEFIGQHKVREQLDLVLRAARARGATADHVLLSGAPGLGKTTLSMIIAAEMGAPIRITSGPAIQHAGDLASILSSLQEGEVLFLDEIHRMSRPAEEMLYMAMEDFRVDVIVGKGPGATAIPLELPPFTLVGATTRAGLLPPPLRDRFGFTAHMEFYSPQELERVVHRSASLLDVGIEPDGAAEIAGRSRGTPRIANRLLRRVRDYAQVKADGLITREIAAAALAVYEVDARGLDRLDRAVLQALLKLFGGGPVGLSTLAVAVGEERETVEEVAEPFLVREGLLARTPRGRVATPAAWAHLGLTPPHAPAAGNGQQDLFGA
- a CDS encoding YebC/PmpR family DNA-binding transcriptional regulator — translated: MSGHSKWATTKHKKAVIDAKRGKLFAKLIKNIEVAARMGGADPEGNPTLYDAIQKAKKSSVPNKNIDSAVKRGAGLEAGGADYETIMYEGYGPNGVAVLIECLTDNRNRAASEVRVAMTRNGGSMADPGSVSYLFNRKGVVIVPKGELTEDDVLGAVLDAGAEEVNDLGETFEVISEATDLVAVRSALQDAGIDYDSAEANFVPTMQVELDEEGAKKIFKLIDALEDSDDVQNVFANFDVSDEIMEKVDA
- the ruvA gene encoding Holliday junction branch migration protein RuvA; this translates as MIAFVSGTVAALAPDTAVVEVGGVGMAVQCTPNTLSTLRIGRPARLHTSLVVREDSLTLYGFADDDERQVFELLQTANGVGPRLAQAMLAVHTPDALRRAVATGDEKALTAVPGIGKKGAQKLLLELKDRLGEPVGAPAVGAPVSQGWRDQLHAALIGLGYATREADEAVAAVAPQAEAADGTPQVGQLLKAALQTLNRAR
- the pdxT gene encoding pyridoxal 5'-phosphate synthase glutaminase subunit PdxT, with protein sequence MNTPVIGVLALQGDVREHLIALAAADAVARPVRRPEELAEVDGLVLPGGESTTISKLAVLFGVMEPLRARVRDGMPVYGTCAGLILLADKILDPRSGQETIGGIDMIVRRNAFGRQNESFEAAVDVKDIPGDPVEGVFIRAPWVESVGAAAEVLAEHDGHIVAVRQGNALATSFHPELTGDHRVHSLFVDMVRANGAAESL
- the yajC gene encoding preprotein translocase subunit YajC; the encoded protein is MNAYTLLPFIVLIAAMFLMTRSAKKKQQQAADMRNHMQPGSGVRTIGGMYATVKEVNEDTVLLDAGPGVDLLFAKNSIGAVLTDDEYNRIVHGVEHDLKSDTGLVPDDASSLTETDETDGSADAAAASDDKIDLGKKDAAEAGADDQPKKTDGDSDAK